The following are encoded together in the Hippoglossus stenolepis isolate QCI-W04-F060 chromosome 12, HSTE1.2, whole genome shotgun sequence genome:
- the eef1a1a gene encoding elongation factor 1-alpha 1a, producing MGKEKLHINIVVIGHVDSGKSTTTGHLIYKCGGIDKRTIEKFEKEAAEMGKGSFKYAWVLDKLKAERERGITIDISLWKFETSRYYVTIIDAPGHRDFIKNMITGTSQADCAVLIVAAGVGEFEAGISKNGQTREHALLAYTLGVKQLIVGINKMDSTEPNYSQKRYEEIVKEVSTYIKKIGYNPDTVAFVPISGWNGDNMLEPSPNMSWFRGWKVNRKEGNASGTTLLEALDAIQPPSRPTDKALRLPLQDVYKIGGIGTVPVGRVETGVLKPGMVVTFAPVNVTTEVKSVEMHHEALTEALPGDNVGFNVKNVSVKDIRRGNVAGDSKNDPPQEAANFTAQVIILNHPGQISAGYAPVLDCHTAHIACKFADLKEKIDRRSGKKLEDNPKSLKSGDAAIVDMIPGKPMCVESFSEYPPLGRFAVRDMRQTVAVGVIKGVEKKLSTTGKVTKSAQKAQRNK from the exons ATGGGGAAGGAGAAGCTCCACATCAACATTGTTGTGATTGGCCATGTGGACTCTGGGAAGTCCACCACCACGGGCCACCTTATCTACAAGTGCGGGGGCATCGACAAGAGAACCATCGAGAAGTTTGAAAAGGAGGCTGCAGAG ATGGGGAAGGGCTCGTTCAAATACGCCTGGGTGCTGGACAAGCTGAAGGCAGAGAGGGAGCGCGGCATTACCATCGACATCTCACTGTGGAAGTTTGAAACCAGCAGGTACTACGTGACCATCATCGACGCCCCGGGTCACAGGGACTTCATCAAGAACATGATCACTGGGACCTCACAG GCAGACTGCGCTGTGCTGATCGTGGCCGCCGGCGTCGGAGAGTTCGAGGCGGGCATCTCCAAGAACGGGCAAACCCGCGAGCACGCCCTCCTGGCCTACACCCTGGGGGTGAAGCAGCTCATCGTGGGCATCAACAAGATGGACTCCACCGAGCCGAACTACAGCCAGAAACGTTACGAGGAGATTGTGAAGGAAGTGAGCACCTACATCAAGAAGATCGGCTACAACCCGGACACCGTCGCCTTTGTGCCCATTTCCGGCTGGAATGGAGACAACATGCTCGAGCCCAGCCCCAAT ATGAGCTGGTTTAGAGGGTGGAAGGTCAATAGGAAAGAAGGCAATGCATCAGGGACCACCCTGCTGGAGGCCCTGGATGCCATCCAGCCACCCAGTCGTCCCACAGACAAAGCTCTACGGTTGCCCCTGCAGGACGTCTACAAGATAGGAG GTATTGGAACAGTGCCTGTGGGCCGGGTGGAAACCGGCGTACTGAAGCCTGGCATGGTCGTGACTTTTGCCCCCGTCAATGTGACCACTGAGGTCAAGTCTGTGGAGATGCACCACGAGGCCCTGACTGAGGCGCTCCCTGGTGACAACGTGGGCTTCAACGTCAAAAACGTGTCCGTCAAAGACATTCGCCGCGGCAACGTGGCCGGCGATAGCAAGAATGACCCACCACAGGAAGCGGCCAACTTCACGGCTCAG GTGATCATCCTGAACCACCCCGGACAGATCAGTGCTGGTTACGCTCCCGTGCTGGACTGCCACACTGCCCACATCGCCTGCAAGTTTGCCGACCTCAAGGAAAAGATTGATCGCCGGTCCGGCAAGAAGCTGGAGGACAACCCCAAATCCCTCAAGTCCGGAGATGCAGCCATTGTGGATATGATTCCTGGCAAGCCCATGTGTGTTGAAAGCTTCTCCGAGTACCCCCCACTGG GTCGCTTTGCGGTGCGAGACATGCGTCAAACCGTGGCCGTCGGCGTGATCAAGGGTGTGGAGAAGAAGCTCTCCACAACTGGTAAAGTTACCAAGTCTGCCCAGAAGGCCCAGAGGAACAAATGA
- the cgasa gene encoding cyclic GMP-AMP synthase isoform X2: MTGRGRPRKAATPKTDCAKGKTTTAEYPENGFTEEKHNATTTEQKPKGRNQKTPNSTNEKSSEQSSQKKKTKNFTEEINKPPTDDTKAPSRGSRATTGAGKSKEKSEVELTKPQPETPKDKTQDSATATKPKKRPGTAKSEEKTKTTQPEDTTKTSIKSTKTCATVDSLLSTTLETLKIKKRDKSDTSEVVNNLIKHIIKHLKKNTCCFTTAEPLKTGSYYENLKISKPDEFDVMLSIEVDRVKIEPFGDNRAFYSVALKRGNNPLKKFQDDDILCASEMLTEFRDEVKKCVKAFPDWTVTRKKPGCPAVTLTTTVQSVIISLDVVLSIKVRTSWPAFTQQGFQIQGWLGTKVKQDYKRQQYYLVPKYEGRGAVEHDGVLAKDAWRVSFSHVEKGILLNHGSEKTCCEREGQRCCRKECLKLLKHLLSLLKEREASFEKFYSYQAKTTLLHACSSRGKDSDWSASSLSRCFLQLLEDFMGHLERCVLPNFFIPDQNLLFGIDKTKCLRLARCIKEECDNGFPIFRLN; encoded by the exons ATGACAGGCAGAGGGAGACCACGCAAGGCTGCGACTCCTAAAACCGATTGTGCCAAGGGCAAAACCACAACTGCAGAATATCCAGAGAATGGCTTTACAGAAGAGAAGCACAATGCTACAACCACGGAACAGAAACCAAAGGGAAGGAACCAGAAAACACCAAACAGCACGAATGAGAAGTCATCGGAGCAGAGcagtcaaaagaaaaagacaaaaaacttcACAGAGGAGATCAACAAGCCACCGACAGACGACACAAAGGCTCCTTCACGAGGTTCAAGAGCCACAACCGGTGCTGGCAAATCAAAAGAGAAATCTGAG GTGGAGCTAACGAaaccacagccagagacaccaaaggacaaaacacaagaCTCCGCAACGGCTACAAAACCAAAGAAACGTCCTGGCACAGCCAAATcagaggagaagacaaagaCGACACAGCCAGAGGACACCACCAAGACTTCTATAAAGTCCACAAAAACCTGTGCTACAGTGGACTCTCTTCTCTCCACAACTCTGGAAACTTTGAAGATTAAGAAGAGAGACAAATCAGACACATCAGAAGTCGTCAATAACTTGATAAAACACATAATCAAGCATTTAAAGAAGAACACTTGCTGCTTTACAACAGCAGAGCCACTAAAAACTGGAAGTTACTATGAGAATTTAAAA ATTTCTAAACCTGATGAGTTTGACGTCATGCTGTCCATCGAAGTTGACCGGGTGAAAATTGAACCATTTGGAGATAACAGAGCCTTTTACAGTGTGGCTTTAAAACGTGGCAATAACCCACTGAAGAAATTTCAGGACGACGACATTTTATGTGCCAGTGAAATGCTGACAGAGTTCAGGGACGAGGTGAAGAAGTGCGTCAAGGCTTTTCCAG ATTGGACGGTGACAAGAAAGAAGCCTGGCTGTCCTGCAGTGACCCTGACGACTACAGTTCAGTCTGTGATCATCTCCCTGGATGTTGTTCTCAGCATCAAGGTCCGAACAAGCTGGCCAGCTTTTACCCAACAGGGCTTTCAAATCCAGGGCTGGCTGGGGACTAAAGTGAAGCAGGATTACAAGAGACAGCAATATTATCTTGTCCCAAAATACGAAGGCAGGGGAGCAGTCGAGCATGACGGCGTTTTAGCTAAAG ATGCTTGGCGGGTTTCATTCTCGCATGTTGAGAAGGGCATTCTGTTGAATCACGGCTCGGAGAAGACGTGCTGTGAAAGAGAAGGCCAACGCTGCTGCAG GAAGGAGTGTttaaagctcctgaaacaccttcTCAGTctgctgaaagaaagagaggctTCATTTGAGAAGTTCTACTCCTACCAGGCCAAGACCACCCTGCTCCACGCCTGCAGCTCTAGAGGAAAAGACAGTGACTGGAGCGCCTCCAGTCTGAGCCGCTgctttctgcagctgctggaggactTTATGGGACATCTGGAAAGATGTGTTCTCCCCAACTTCTTCATCCCAGATCAGAACCTCCTCTTCGGCATTGACAAGACGAAGTGCCTTCGCCTGGCTCGCTGTATCAAGGAGGAATGTGACAACGGCTTTCCTATTTTCAGACTCAACTGA
- the cgasa gene encoding cyclic GMP-AMP synthase isoform X1, with protein sequence MTGRGRPRKAATPKTDCAKGKTTTAEYPENGFTEEKHNATTTEQKPKGRNQKTPNSTNEKSSEQSSQKKKTKNFTEEINKPPTDDTKAPSRGSRATTGAGKSKEKSEVELTKPQPETPKDKTQDSATATKPKKRPGTAKSEEKTKTTQPEDTTKTSIKSTKPKTWAGKDKSKEKSEVELTKPQPETPKDKTQDSATATKPKKRPGTAKSEEKTKTTQPEDTTKTSIKSTKTCATVDSLLSTTLETLKIKKRDKSDTSEVVNNLIKHIIKHLKKNTCCFTTAEPLKTGSYYENLKISKPDEFDVMLSIEVDRVKIEPFGDNRAFYSVALKRGNNPLKKFQDDDILCASEMLTEFRDEVKKCVKAFPDWTVTRKKPGCPAVTLTTTVQSVIISLDVVLSIKVRTSWPAFTQQGFQIQGWLGTKVKQDYKRQQYYLVPKYEGRGAVEHDGVLAKDAWRVSFSHVEKGILLNHGSEKTCCEREGQRCCRKECLKLLKHLLSLLKEREASFEKFYSYQAKTTLLHACSSRGKDSDWSASSLSRCFLQLLEDFMGHLERCVLPNFFIPDQNLLFGIDKTKCLRLARCIKEECDNGFPIFRLN encoded by the exons ATGACAGGCAGAGGGAGACCACGCAAGGCTGCGACTCCTAAAACCGATTGTGCCAAGGGCAAAACCACAACTGCAGAATATCCAGAGAATGGCTTTACAGAAGAGAAGCACAATGCTACAACCACGGAACAGAAACCAAAGGGAAGGAACCAGAAAACACCAAACAGCACGAATGAGAAGTCATCGGAGCAGAGcagtcaaaagaaaaagacaaaaaacttcACAGAGGAGATCAACAAGCCACCGACAGACGACACAAAGGCTCCTTCACGAGGTTCAAGAGCCACAACCGGTGCTGGCAAATCAAAAGAGAAATCTGAGGTGGAGCTAACGAaaccacagccagagacaccaaaggacaaaacacaagaCTCCGCAACGGCTACAAAACCAAAGAAACGTCCTGGCACAGCCAAATcagaggagaagacaaagaCGACACAGCCAGAGGACACCACCAAGACTTCTATAAAGTCCACAAAACCAAAGACCTGGGCTGGCAAAgacaaatcaaaagaaaaatctgagGTGGAGCTAACGAaaccacagccagagacaccaaaggacaaaacacaagaCTCCGCAACGGCTACAAAACCAAAGAAACGTCCTGGCACAGCCAAATcagaggagaagacaaagaCGACACAGCCAGAGGACACCACCAAGACTTCTATAAAGTCCACAAAAACCTGTGCTACAGTGGACTCTCTTCTCTCCACAACTCTGGAAACTTTGAAGATTAAGAAGAGAGACAAATCAGACACATCAGAAGTCGTCAATAACTTGATAAAACACATAATCAAGCATTTAAAGAAGAACACTTGCTGCTTTACAACAGCAGAGCCACTAAAAACTGGAAGTTACTATGAGAATTTAAAA ATTTCTAAACCTGATGAGTTTGACGTCATGCTGTCCATCGAAGTTGACCGGGTGAAAATTGAACCATTTGGAGATAACAGAGCCTTTTACAGTGTGGCTTTAAAACGTGGCAATAACCCACTGAAGAAATTTCAGGACGACGACATTTTATGTGCCAGTGAAATGCTGACAGAGTTCAGGGACGAGGTGAAGAAGTGCGTCAAGGCTTTTCCAG ATTGGACGGTGACAAGAAAGAAGCCTGGCTGTCCTGCAGTGACCCTGACGACTACAGTTCAGTCTGTGATCATCTCCCTGGATGTTGTTCTCAGCATCAAGGTCCGAACAAGCTGGCCAGCTTTTACCCAACAGGGCTTTCAAATCCAGGGCTGGCTGGGGACTAAAGTGAAGCAGGATTACAAGAGACAGCAATATTATCTTGTCCCAAAATACGAAGGCAGGGGAGCAGTCGAGCATGACGGCGTTTTAGCTAAAG ATGCTTGGCGGGTTTCATTCTCGCATGTTGAGAAGGGCATTCTGTTGAATCACGGCTCGGAGAAGACGTGCTGTGAAAGAGAAGGCCAACGCTGCTGCAG GAAGGAGTGTttaaagctcctgaaacaccttcTCAGTctgctgaaagaaagagaggctTCATTTGAGAAGTTCTACTCCTACCAGGCCAAGACCACCCTGCTCCACGCCTGCAGCTCTAGAGGAAAAGACAGTGACTGGAGCGCCTCCAGTCTGAGCCGCTgctttctgcagctgctggaggactTTATGGGACATCTGGAAAGATGTGTTCTCCCCAACTTCTTCATCCCAGATCAGAACCTCCTCTTCGGCATTGACAAGACGAAGTGCCTTCGCCTGGCTCGCTGTATCAAGGAGGAATGTGACAACGGCTTTCCTATTTTCAGACTCAACTGA
- the ddx43 gene encoding probable ATP-dependent RNA helicase DDX43, whose amino-acid sequence MSDWEEDPALQRPEPRPPCEDRPRERVFHGERDGPRFGGPRFGGPRDWRPERSDEHRVPGGGREGTDLGGTRERRGFGGERSDFYPPVTLTVENTSVGRIIGRGGAKIRELEESSGARIKINRGDYEGEVLIFGSSAAQEKAKEMIEHLLADGNSRFCNEAGKAGDYGGVSNNSVWSSDQLKASSETPPRPSIDWNSIRENRDKYEEIKWQDLPPMKKNFYTEAESVSKLLAEDVSEWRKENNNIFVDDLKEEGEKRPIPYPCRTFLEAFEPFPEIMENIERVGFVKPTPIQSQAWPVLMSGEDLIAIAQTGTGKTLAYLLPGFIHMDGQHVPSTERRGPGMLVLTPTRELALQIETECNKYSYKGYKSICIYGGGDRKGQINLVKRGVDIVIATPGRLHDLQMNELINLRSITYLVLDEADRMLDMGFEPQIMKILLDIRPDRQTVMTSATWPTGVRRLSKSYLKNAMMVYVGTLDLAAVNTVEQTVLIVHEEEKKSYVFDFIKNMLPQDKVLIFVGKKLVADDLSSDMCLQGLAVQSLHGDREQCDREEALKDFKESRVRILVATDLASRGLDVHDITHVFNFDFPRNIEEYVHRVGRTGRAGRSGAAITLVTRDNWRMAPELIHILERAGQEVPEELVLMAERYEKHKREKELCSPRGEQGRGGGGGWGGGGGRREGGGRGGRDRSQNWGF is encoded by the exons ATGTCGGACTGGGAAGAAGACCCAGCCCTCCAGAGACCGGAGCCCAGGCCGCCATGCGAGGACCGGCCACGGGAACGTGTGTTCCACGGTGAGAGGGACGGACCCAGGTTCGGAGGCCCCCGGTTCGGAGGCCCCAGGGACTGGAGACCCGAGCGGAGCGACGAGCACCGAGTCCCGGGAGGTGGACGCGAGGGCACGGACCTCGGAGGAACCCGGGAGCGACGGGGCTTCGGCGGTGAAAGGTCGGACTTCTACCCGCCTGTGACACTCACCGTGGAGAACACTTCTGTCGGGAGAATAATAG GTCGCGGAGGAGCCAAAATCCGTGAACTTGAAGAAAGCTCGGGTGCCAGGATCAAG ATAAACCGGGGGGATTATGAAGGTGAGGTGCTCATCTTCGGCTCCTCTGCTGCCCAGGAGAAGGCCAAGGAGATGATTGAACACTTGTTGGCAGATGGCAACTCTAGATTTTGCAATG AGGCTGGTAAGGCAGGAGACTATGGAGGAGTAAGCAACAACTCAGTCTGGTCTTCTGACCAGTTAAAGGCCTCCAGTGAAACTCCACCCCGACCATCCATAGATTGGAACTCCATCCGGGAGAACAGGGACAAGTATGAAGAGATCAAGTGGCAGG ACCTCCCACCCATGAAGAAGAATTTTTACACGGAGGCCGAGAGTGTATCCAAGCTGCTGGCAGAGGACGTCAGTGAATGGAG GAAAGAGAATAACAACATCTTTGTGGACGACCtgaaggaggaaggggagaagCGGCCCATTCCTTATCCCTGCCGAACCTTTCTGGAGGCGTTTGAACCTTTTCCAGAGATCATGGAAAATATTGAGCGAGTTGGCTTTGTCAAACCAACCCCCATCCAG tctcaGGCATGGCCCGTGTTGATGAGCGGAGAGGACCTGATAGCCATTGCTCAGACAGGAACTGGGAAAACTCTGGCTTACCTACTGCCAGGGTTCATCCATATGGACGGGCAGCATGT ACCAAGCACTGAGCGCAGGGGTCCTGGCATGTTGGTGCTGACTCCCACCAGAGAGCTGGCCCTGCAGATTGAAACTGAGTGCAACAAGTACAGCTATAAAGGCTACAAAAG TATCTGCATCTACGGTGGAGGGGATAGAAAAGGTCAGATCAACCTGGTGAAGCGCGGAGTGGACATAGTCATCGCCACGCCAGGACGACTACACGATCTACAGATGAACGAGCTCATCAATCTTCGCTCCATCACCTACCTG GTGCTGGACGAGGCCGACCGAATGCTGGATATGGGCTTCGAACCTCAGATAATGAAGATTCTCCTGGACATCCGCCCAGACCGACAGACTGTCATGACCAG TGCCACCTGGCCCACCGGTGTGAGACGACTGTCCAAGTCCTACTTAAAGAATGCCATGATGGTTTATGTCGGCACCCTGGACTTGGCG GCGGTTAACACGGTGGAGCAAACCGTGCTGATCGTCCACGAAGAAGAGAAAAAGTCCTACGTGTTTGACTTCATCAAAAACATGCTGCCCCAGGATAAAGTCCTCATCTTTGTTGGCAAGAAGCTTGT GGCTGATGACTTGTCCAGCGACATGTGTCTGCAGGGTCTGGCTGTGCAGAGTCTCCATGGCGACCGTGAGCAGTGTGACCGCGAAGAAGCCCTCAAGGACTTTAAAGAGA GTCGAGTTCGTATCCTGGTCGCCACTGACCTGGCATCCAGAGGGTTGGACGTCCACGACATAACACATGTCTTTAACTTTGACTTTCCACGTAACATAGAGGAGTATGTCCATCGTGTGGGCCGCACTGGCCGAGCTGG ACGCTCGGGCGCTGCCATTACCCTGGTAACAAGAGACAACTGGAGGATGGCCCCTGAACTGATTCATATCCTGGAGCGAGCGGGACAG GAGGTCCCTGAGGAGCTGGTGCTCATGGCAGAGAGATACGAGAAGCACaagagggagaaggagctgTGCAGTCCGAGGGGAGAACAGGGGCgtggaggtgggggaggatggggcgggggcggggggaggagagaaggcggagggagaggaggcagagatcGAAGCCAGAACTGGGGTTTCTAA